The Lathyrus oleraceus cultivar Zhongwan6 chromosome 5, CAAS_Psat_ZW6_1.0, whole genome shotgun sequence genome includes the window TGGTTTCCACTCAAATCAGAGTTACGATGAAGAAGAACAAATTAAAACAGTGGGGTTCCACAATAAAGGAAAACTATATTTTAAAGAGGTATTATAATGACTAAAAATTTAAACGaatatataaaatttataaaCTTTGTGCTAGGAAGCTCATACTAAAATTTGAGATTAAACAGAAAAAACATTTTAAGCAACAATTTGACACGGGATCAATTATCTTCTTTTTTTTTACCAGTAGTTGCATTTTAAGGTTTTACGATGAGAGGTGGTTTTGGATTTACATATATTCTCAAATTTTCTTATGTTGTTCTTCGATTCATAATATAATCCATCTTTGTCGTAGGAGGCTCTTTAATTCCTTAATAAGGAATTTAAATTATCTTTTCCTTTCGTGAACTTGACAAATATTTTTTGAAGATCACaaatttcattttttatgattGTCACAATTATCACACTTGTTAGGTTTATCTTCTTCGTTTGAAGTGGAAGAATTTTGGATAGAATCTTTTTATTTATCTTTAAGGAGTTCTATCTCTTTTTGCagttttttttatatatttaagagAATATATAATATCCTTAGATGTAGAGATAATTTGTTCtagtttgtttgtttttttttgtttgttttttttacaTGATAAGATAAGTGAGATGTTACCTCATTGTGTTGATGATTTTCCATTAGacatatgttgactttttcttCTTCACCATCAAATAATTCCATATCATTATATTCCCATGCGACACAAGCTTTCTTTTTATGAGgttttttaaattttttattctCCTTCTTGAATAGAGGGTTATATCGTTTAACGTATCCTTTATTTCCACAGTTGAAGCATGTTAAAACGAATGGTATTTTTTCTGCATCTTTTTCATGTCCTTCTTTTTGCCTTTTCTAATTATTCATAAATCTTTTGAAGTTCATTACTATGAGAATCATGTCACCATCAACATATGATTCCTCGACTTTAAGTGCTAGACTCTTATTTTCTTTTCTACTTCTTCATCTATGGAAAGTCTTTTGAGTTTCATTTATGTTCCTACAATTTACCAAAGAGAGTATGTGTGTCCATAGTTTCTAAATCCTTAAATTCACAAATCGCATAGACTTTGGGTTGCCAACTACGGTTTAAGCATCTAATAATTTTTATGAATAGTTTCTCATTTGAGAATGTTTTCCCCAGGGTTCTCATATGACTCACTATATGGGTGAATTGTGTTTGTATTTGACTTATGTTCTCTTCAAGTTTCATTATGAAGAATTCATAATCATGGGTTAATTTTCCCAACCTTGCCCTCTTTACCTCAGTAGTACCTTCATGGATAATTTGAAGAATATCCCACATTTATTTAGTATTTTCATAgtgaaaaaaatttaaaaaatcaTCAAGACCGAGAGTGGCAATGATGATATTTTTTTGCTTCCAAACGACGTTGCATATTCTCTTTGTCCTTGTTGGACCAATCCTTTTCAGATTTGTCTAAAACAACACTATTAAAACTATGTGTTGTGACAAACGATCCTTCTTTCACAACCTTCCAAATATCACAATCCGTCACTTTTATGGAAAGTTTCGTTTCTCTTTTATCAATTGAAGGATGGTGTTTGTTTAGTGAATATCTTATAGACATTTGTCCTCTTGAGACAATTAATTTATAACATGAGTTAGCCTTTGATGCCACTTGTTAGTTAAATGACTTCAAGcataagagagagagagagagggggggggggaTTATGGTTTTTAAAATTGgtaattaattttatatttttctCGATTAAGATCGTGTTAGTaatttttttttagtaaattgcAACGAAAATAAATAATGAAAAGTAAATAGATGAAATTAAAAGGATAAGGTTAGAGAGATTGCACTAGAGACTTATCCAGGTTTGGCCGAACGTTGGCCCAGTCTTATCCCCAAGAGGTCTTCTTGAGAATTTGACTATAAGCTTGTGAACTTTTATAGGTTATGCCCACAAAACTTTATACAAGCTGATCTTGATATTTTTATAGACTTATCCTCAACCACAAATAACTTTTACCACAAGATAATCTAGAACCTTCTTAGAGATTTTCAGGATGATCTCAATAACCAAAAGCAGAACTTTTTCGGCAAAGCTCAATAAACCACAACAAATATTTTATGATTGATTTATCCCACGAACCAAACTCAATTTTTTCAAGGGTATAACACTTGCAAATCTCTTCCTCACAAGCAACGTTTCACTCGCAAGCACTAATGTAATTTTAAGTGAAAGAAATTTTTTCTGGAGAGAGAAGGAGAGAAAAATCAGAAAGATAATTTCCAAATAAAATGTAAATATTTGGAAATTGGGGTGAAATAAATAGGAGGTTAGCttcctttatataggagttggAAAAACCAAAAAGGAAACTGATCTACATGCTGAATTAATGAGCTAGTCCATTGGCACAAAACTCCAATCGATTGGTCAGATCATTTTTAATCGATTAATATGCCCAAATAGGAAATATTGGATATAAAGCCATTAGAAGTCAATAATCTACTGTCATAATTTACTTATTAATCAATTATCTCTTCTCCAATTGATTAACTTAATACTCTAATCGATTGGCTGGATCATAAAAGTTTTTCCAATCGATTGACACAACTTAACAATTGATTGATTAGTTTAAAAATAGTTTGAAAAAGGTTTGGACAACTTTTTAATCACTTGGCTTCGCTTACAAAATAATTTTAAAGATAAAAACATTTGAAAATATATTgttaggtgtgtgtgtgtgtgtgtgtgtgtgcgcgtgcgcgcgtgtgtgtgtatgtgtgtgtgtgtgtgtgtgtgtgcgcgtgcgcgcgtgtgtgtgtatgtgtgtgtgtgtgtgtgagagagagagagagtttcCTTAGTACTTCTAAGTTACTTCCTTACTTTTACAATACTCGGGTCACTCAGACAGACAAATAAACATGATCGACGGGCTTTCACACTTTATATGAGGATTCAAGATTCATTGCTAGATTTCTTCTGATCATATAAGAACTTTGATCTTGAGTCTCCTTTTTGTTGATGAGGCATCATATGTTTCTCTGGTTAGATCATCATCATTAAGTTTGAAAGGTATTGCCACCAACTTTAATCATCGTTATCGTCATCAAGAAACTTCTTATGAATCTTCTACGAGATTTTCAAATTTATACCTGTAAAAACATAGATAAAAAAATGGAGTAGGTTCACTCTAGTCTAAAACAAGAGAATAAGAAAGGGAGCTTGAAGGAAAAAACACTACTCAAATAACAGGGCAAATAAACTTCCAAACTCAACTTCACGAGATTACCTGTACAACTATGATGTGTAAGCATAACTGAGAATCTCTATGTTGACAAAGTGAGTTGTTGTAGAAGGGAGGCTATTTGGTCATTGCTGGTGTAAATGGACCCAACTTCCCTTACGTCCTTAGCCTCAAACCAAAGGTGGCCATAATCTTTCTATTTCCTGGGAAAACATAACAAAATGAGGAATCACTATCACAACCTCTATCACTATCAGACTTAAGAGAACTATTGTAGTTGTAAAACATGACTAGTTCCATTAATCTATAGTCAATAATCCTGTCATGACACCTAGAATTCCTTTAAAAATAGTTCCATGAGGCTATACGCTCATCACGAGTCAAGGGTTTAACCAGATTGCCACTATTATCTAACTCCCTAATAATCGCTATAAAGAAAAGGGGAAAAAGGAATATTAAACATGTACTTGTATGTGGTATGAACTTGAGCTTGTAGAGACGCGGAACTCGTTGAAGGTAGAAGAATAAGGTTAGTTGGGCATGCCCAGGATAAGTCATTATTGATGAAATTGAATGCCTCACACGTTTTTACTCCAACATACtttttttttgggatttttgTGTTGATGTATGACTAATTGTCTAGCACCTTTAAATGCGCCAGACTCGCATGAGGGACTAAACTAGCCTCTTGCTTGAGGGACTCAACTAGAACTTCTCCTAAGAGACTCAAATAGCCTTTCGCATGAGGGATTCAACTAATGTCTCGTCTAGGGAATTTCACTGGTGTTTCATATTAATAGTTCAACTTAAGGTTGTACCACTAACGATTCTTCTAGGGTGTGTGGATAAGAAGAATGAACTAAATCACTTAGTCCTTTCCAAGCCCCAGTGCTTGAGGGACCGTGTATCAATATATTTGTAAAGGGACTTAAGAGGGGACATTGAGATCTCTAGTCGCCCATTTTTTAGATCAACCGTCCCTTTATTGAATGTGTCGCCCTTTAATGAGACGTATCACCTTTCTCCGGATTAAATCGCCTAACTGCGGAAATGGGTGACTTGTCCTTCCCTTGTAACGACACAGAAAGAGTCATGATAGATGTGGATCACACTCCCTTGAATGTTATGAGGGAAACTTCCACTTCTTGAGCGAATTCTATCTCCAAGGAGCCCTAAGATCCATATCCAATACGAATATAAATATTATATCAATGTGATTCAAAAAACAACTAACAATACAAAAAATACATACATACACAGGCTTCTTACCAGACGTGAGCTAGCACTCAATCCCACAATAACCTTAAAGCCTCTGACAACCTTTATCTATAAGGTTGTTACACGTTTGTACATTTAGCGTGTACACCATACTTACGGGCTTGTTAGACCACTAAAGTAGAAAAAGGTGGTTGAAAACAAATGGATGTAAGTGGTAAGATCAAGGTTCATACAAGGAATGAATTTGATAAAAATTATTCAATAGATATTAAGTTGGAAGAGAGCAACAAGGTGATTGATGGATAAATTTGCATCACCATATTTTCAAGTCAAGGTGAAGATTGTTGAAGTATGCTTTAACACCTTAAATGATGAAGAGAAGGAAAACATATTTTGAGGTGGTAGAAATCAGAAATCATCCTAGATACGGAACCAACATGACAATAGGTCTAGGTCCAATGGACAGTTCAGTGCGTCACATGTATATTTTTCTAGGTTCGTGTCTATCGGACTTCGTTGTTTTGGTTTGTGGACATTTTTGTTAATGAGTTATGTTTTGGACTTGTTATTAATTAGTTGTGTTTAAACATTTATAAATATGAGTCTCTGTCATTGTTGTCTTCAAAATCTTTAGAACTTTAGAGCTGAAGACAAAGATAATGGTTTGAGTATCGTAGTGATTACCTTAGAGAGGAAACGGTAAATTCTTAAGAGTGTATTCTTGAAATTTGAGAAACCCTTGAAGATATCTAAGGGGAATTGGGAAACGTTTCTAAGCATTTTGAGATTGTGTGATTCACATAGAGAGAGTTAGAGAGAATGAGAAACACTTGTATAGAAAATATAGTTTGTTCTTGAAAACTTTGAAATTCATTTGTAATTTTTTGTAATAGTTCATGAAAATATAATGAATCAGAAAACTGTTATATTCTCCAAAATAGATCGTTTGATCGAACTGAATAAACAAATTATTCTATTTCTTGATTTTTATCTTCTTCTACCATTTATTTTAGTTATGATAATTCATCTTCACACATCCTAATATGATTGAATTAAATCTTTCAATTTCacaaaacaaattaaaaaaattattattcTCTCAAATAATCTTATCCTCAATTCTCCTCCTTTTAATAAATGCTTCACGGACTTTATAGCCATCCTGTAGACTTGTACAATGAGATTTGTTAGATAACTTTTATTCTGTAATGTTTTTATAACATAAAAAGGTACGATCACGGGCATATACATACACTAGTGCGATCTTGGGATAAATACAAATGAAACTTGAATTCTTTAGAACAAAAAACAAGTGGGAAAGGAAAAGAGTGGAATTCAATAATTATTTTCATAGTACTATAACACAATGAATAATATGGTGTatttcatcattaccacaatCGTCTGTTTGGAAGTGGGAGACAAAGGCAAATTATAATACTCACCTAGCTACTAAAGAAACAATCTTGTTGGGAACCATTCAAATTTTAGTGGCCATTATTTCAAGCCTAAGATGAAAAACTCGTATatcttttttttataaatatataGCTTATTAATTAATGTGCAATTTTATGAATAATATATAGAAATGGGTTTGAGGTTGAGGATTATTATATTATCTAGGAGATTTCATGGATTCAACTTGAGATTTGCCACGAGGTCCTCTCATTCTAATGAAGAGTCGGTATTCATCAAAGGTCATTGGTGGATAGAGTGCAGGTGTTTCAGGAGTTAGAAGCTGTTTTAATGGCTCAATGGGTATATCACTTTTGGGGTTATAGAAGAAAGCAAGAGAAACTCTCTCTTTGTCTGAATTCACAATCACTCTGTGCTCCACACTCTTGTACACTGCATTGCTTAGAACCTGCTTGTCAATATTACACACAAACAAATTAACCATTTTTTTAGTTAATCTAAAATCCAATAAAAGATTACAAATAGctcaaaagaaaaaaaatagtCATTATATTCGTACTTTATATAAGAATTATCTATACGATGGTCAGTGTCATTTCATGTTTATCATGATATAAATGTTCTATTTAATCACAATTTAACCGTATCAAATTTTTGATTTTTTGTGATACTCAATCAGACCGATCATCAAAAATAATCACAATCTTAATGGAGGTGATGCTAGTTCTGATGCCCATAAATATAAATTAGTTCTAATGGATAGATGATTAAGGATTGTGTCCTCGATTTTAATGGTGCGATTGTCAAAAGATCTTTATAGTGTCGTAATTCAATTTTACAAATTAGAAGTAAGTTATAAGATATTATACCGTTATAAGTAACTTTTTATGGAGTTAAGTAAATTTATATTTGTTATTACTAGTTGTGCATATAGGGGTGGAAACATGACATACAAATTAATAAGGGTCTTTAATCTAATATACACATATCTAAATTAGaccatttttttaaaataaaacgGTATGTGCttattttctttaaaaataaaaagatatGTGTTTTTTTATAAGTCTACTTAGTTAAAAATACTAATTCTTAAATCATAAAAATAGTTTTTAAATCTATTAGACTGACTTATATAAATATGAAGGATTTTAATTTTAGTTTATTAATTTCTTAATTTCAGATAAGGCAATGCAAGCAAATCTTTAATTTTATTGATCTTTTGATAGTTTAgttaaatattatttaaaatgACATTTATATGTGTCAGAAATAAAATAGGTTTTTAGGTACACTAACATAGCAATCAAGACATTTGTAAAATTAAGACTCAAACATATAAATAAAACTATGATAGAATGTACGTCGGACTTAAACTTTGATTTTTTTAACAGACAAATCTAGATTTAATAAAGTCTAACTCAGTCTAACATATTCTCATTTTTAATTGTATATATGATTACTACTAACTATGTATGTATGTGGTTACTAACTAAAAGTCAAGAAATTAATAGTATGATCTTGTGTAAACGATATTACACATTTTccaattaaaaaaaataatctaATCTTCACTCTAATTATATTTTAACCATCTCTAACTTCATCTATCCTCTTTATCTTCATTATCTTGTGTGACAAGTTATCCCAACAAATGTGGTGGTTATGATTCGAACTCGAATTTTGGTCGCCACATCCCCTTTCTAGCCGATTTAGTTAAATAATAGTATTAACCACTAAGCCAATAAAAAACAATTAAGAACTTGATTCATTTATTAAAGACCTCTAGTATTTTAATTAACTAGATTAATActattaaaatttaaaaaaaagtacatattttactttttaaaatgaattatttGTGTTAGAGGAGTTATAGCCATGAAGTTAATATCCCACTTGATAAAAAATATGAACACTAGATGACTCTAATATTTTGACGGTATAATACTAACATATTTTATATATTTCTTTACTtcaatattttaaaattaaattaaattttgatctttaaaaataaataaattccCTCAATTTCTAAAAGCGTCCTACTTAAAAGGCATGCGTATATTAATAAAATGCATGTGTATCCGTTATTAAATGTCGAAAatagaataataataataataaaaaaaaaacaaagtcCCCATGTGTCTCTCCACGTGGGCAGATTAGTATATTAAATTATCACGAATACTGACCAAGTAAAATAGCTAGGATAATTTAAGATacgaacaaaaaaaaaaacaattttaaaataaaatttttgaCCTGTATTTGGTCACCAATGTTGACGATGAAGGCATGTTTAGCAGGATTGACCGTAATCCAATTATCAAATTTTCGAACTTGAAGACCTGCCACTTGATCATCTGGAAGCAACATAGTCATCCCTCCTGGGTCTGAGTGTGATGATAAACCTAATGTCAATTCTGGCCTTGGACATTTCGGATAAAAATTCACTCTCATGCATGCCCCTACCTCTTCTCCCCCAAATGCATTTTCAACTACTTTTTCTTCTAATCCAAGGTTTTTCGACAATATCTTCATTAATCTCCCACTTAGTTTCACTAACTCTTCACCGTACTCGTCAAAAACTTCCCTGCACACATCACCCaatataattataattatatcaaacaaaacaaaaccaTTCCGTCTGAATCAGATTCAGACGGAATGATTTTTAAAGAAAGATAAAGTAAACACCTGCAAGACGGAGGAGAAGAAGGCCATTTGTTGTAATCCTTAAGTGTAAAGGGAAGATAGTGCATAAAATAGTAATCACTCCAATCAAGAATAGCACCTTTCTCAACACCAAGTCTACTCCCATACCCTTCATACGTTGTCGGAGAGTTTGCATATTGTTGCTTAACCTCCATAGGCATGTGAAAGAATTCGCGCCATGTTTCTCTAGCTTTATCCATCAAATCATGACTCACTCCATGGTTTACGATTTGGAAGAAACCCCAATCACGACAAGCATCGGAAATTTGATTCATTATCGAAGCTCGAACATCGGAATCATTGCCATATAAACCTCCTAGGTCGATGATAGGGATATTgatatcatcatcattatcataAGAAGAACAAGAGTTTACAAATGGCCTATCAGTTGGAGGCTTGATATATCTATCAGGAATTGAATCTATGCATCCTTCAGATAAAGATTGAACTCTGATTATTGGCTCAGGCCATTCTGTTTGGCTTTTCAACATTGCGTATAGCTAGTGTTACCACTAGGTTGTTGTTTTGTGGATTTGGTTTCTATGGCTCATAAACTAAATATTCATTATGAATCAATCAATATATAGGGGAGAATAAATTATTTCTACACATTTATACCGTCGACAATCTCGACCGTCCATCTCAATCAAACATTCTCCATTTTTGAAATGTTTGATTTTGATCAACGGTGTGAATGTGAGATTTTATGATAGTAAAAAATCTTTGTCTTAAATTGTGTGCTATGATCTAATATATAAGCTAATTAAAATACTATAGGGGCCACTTGTGTGTGTGATAGAAAATTTAAGAATTGGATTTTAGGATAATAGAAAAATGAATGATAAAGTACAAAAAGAGGTGGATGAGGTCGATAAGGTGGAAGTTAAATGAAGAAAAAGAAGTAGGACCATATAATAAAATATAGAAGCAAAAAAAACGTGCAATATGTGAGGGTTTAATTTCCTTTTGAAAAGTATGAAATCAAATGAAGCTATGCAACTTAATCAACTCTAGTGAAGACAAGTGACACATGATTTTATAAAAGTATGTAGTTGAGTGGATACGTTGTACtcttatttattattattttatgtTGAATTACGTAAGTGGGTACGTTGTGTTTTCTTACATCGAATTTACATAAAGGATAATGTATATGTTTAAATACTTTTTTTTGAAAGTATTATTAcaaatataatataatattataACAATTAAATAAACTATTAgtttaaaataatataaattaatagCCACGAGGATTATTCTCGAACTATGTCATTGTCAATTAATAGTATACAGTTGCTTAAGGTTTCTTCAAATTGAAATTGATGACTATAGTTCGttatattttttataattgttttttttataattttttttataatatacattatatttaattatattaaattaaataaataatattaaatgAGTGAAGGAAATGATGATTTTACTCAATTATACATTATGGTATTTGTCTATAGTCCATTTTTTAATGTGATTCATATTTAGGTTATATAGTATTGTATTTGTTTGTAATGTATTGTATTTAATTGTATCATCGTGTGTATATTGTATCTCATAGCATTTTTGTGTATTGTATTTTTTAATGCATTCATAATTAGGTGTATTGCATTTGTAATTGTATGTGGAATGTATTGTTTTGCATTTTATATGGTAATTATATTGTGACGTTTCCTTTATTTGCAACATATAAGTTTATTTAAGATTTTATTTTATACTAAGAATTATTTTGTCAAAAACCTAAAGTTAAGGTGCGAATATGGTGATGTATGTCTATAATGGTTCAGATTCCAAGTTTCAAGAAGAAATATTGAAACCATGGTGAAAACATGTGATTGGAGTTTTGGATGAAGGCCTAAAGTCATTTAAAAAATGATGGTGATGCATGTTAAGTGTCAAAGTATATTGAAAGACAACACGTGTGAAGTAGAAATACGTATTGAAACAAAAGTCTTTATGGAAAACTCAACATTGATTGATCAGGTTAGAGTCCAATGTAGTGAAAGATTTAGCGCACAAAATTTCGCCACGTTCTTGATTCCAACCGTGGTGATATGCTTACATGAGTTTATTATAATATATGTGAAATATTTATTTCACCAACtgctcactaaacatataacATTTCAATCTGACTTAGGAATTAATTATATGACAAATTAAATTATATTAGAAAATAACTTACATTTATCATTGTTTCACGAGTTTTTTGCAGTTCATTATCCGCATTTTGCTGTTTATTAGTTAGAACTTATTTCAATGCTTTTAGTTCGTCAACCATTCATTTTATTCACCTCAAGTTCATTTTGTAAGGAAAACAAAGTATGTGGttaacttccaaccaaacaacAAACTATGGAGAGAAGCAGTGAGTCTTCCTTTTAAACGATGGATCAAAGTAATTAGTCTTCTTTCCCCAAGAAACTTGGAGCGGTTAGTCTTCAAGCTTCAAACAAAACTTTATCACGGGCTAATCTTTAACCTTGAGAGCTTTTAACACCAAACATAGCTTACAAACTAAAACTTGCTTTTATATCGGAATAACCATTAACCTGTGAGCTTTTACCATAAAGGTAATATCGAACCGAAACAAGCATTTAACATCAGGATGAACTTTAACTGAAACTTAGTTTTATACTGGGTAGACCAGAAACCTATGATATTTTACCATCATGTTGATCTCGAACCTTTGACAACTTTTGAACGGGCTGAACTTTCAAACCTAAACAGAGAAATGATCACAAAATCCCCAAACCAAAGCTCATTATGGGTTTAGCTTCAAACTTAAACAAATTATCCCTAAATGGATGAAATGTTCAACCAAGGTAAAACCAAAAAAACAAAAATTCTTTGGTGAACTTACAAATCTACCCTTTCATAATTATTGCTTCCTCACTCATAAAACAACTTTCTCGAAAACGCTATGACTAAAACTTTGGTGAGAGAAagtaaacaaaaaaaaatgagagagagagagagagagaaacgaaatcACGTTTTTTGGTTGTTAAAATATATGGGAAAtgacctctatttataggctagaggttgACATGAAAAAGGAAAAAGTTTTATGGCTAATAATGATGAGACAATCAATTggaacaaaattccaattgaTTTGTAGGCCTAAGTTAATCGACTAATTAGttaaaaaagaaatgaaaagataTTTAGTTGTTACCATTCATTAAGGAATTGTCCAAATCAGTTAGGGAGCACTTTTGAACTAATCTGATTGATTTCCATAAGGGGCCAATCGATTGGAAAGAACAAAAACTCACTCATATCTTTTCTGACAGATCCTAACTTGTCTAACACAACTTCAAGatatttttgtaaaaaaatcttgagaaaaataagtttgaaaacTTGTATGCGTGTGTGTCTGTATTtgtgtgcgtgtgtgtatgtgtgtgtgtgcgcgtgcgtgTATTCCATGTTACTTTAAGAGAAATCCCTTATACTTTTACAATATATATTCACTCATACGTATTGAGGAAAGCTTTCATATACTTCAAGagtttttagatagtttattcTTGCAGACACTTTCTTAAATTCACTTTGATATGAGGCTTGAGTTATATTCCATTGGGTTTCCATAATCATAGATTCAAGACCATCAAACCCTAATGATATGGTTTCATTTTTAACCTCTATTTGGTTATCATCAAAGACTTGTTGTC containing:
- the LOC127083978 gene encoding jasmonate-induced oxygenase 2, coding for MLKSQTEWPEPIIRVQSLSEGCIDSIPDRYIKPPTDRPFVNSCSSYDNDDDINIPIIDLGGLYGNDSDVRASIMNQISDACRDWGFFQIVNHGVSHDLMDKARETWREFFHMPMEVKQQYANSPTTYEGYGSRLGVEKGAILDWSDYYFMHYLPFTLKDYNKWPSSPPSCREVFDEYGEELVKLSGRLMKILSKNLGLEEKVVENAFGGEEVGACMRVNFYPKCPRPELTLGLSSHSDPGGMTMLLPDDQVAGLQVRKFDNWITVNPAKHAFIVNIGDQIQVLSNAVYKSVEHRVIVNSDKERVSLAFFYNPKSDIPIEPLKQLLTPETPALYPPMTFDEYRLFIRMRGPRGKSQVESMKSPR